ACCATCTTTGCGTATCAATTCTGATACCAGCGCTCACCATAGGCTTGTTGGTAATCTGGTGTTTCAATGATGCCTTCTTGCTCTGGAACGGTTTCTAATGGCCCAACGACCGTTCGATAAGGTAATACGCCAGCCCATACCGGGATATCCATATCAGCTTTATCATCATTCACTCCATGTTTACCTATCTTCACGGAGGCTTCTGTTAAAGGGATCGCCAATAGCTCGGTGGCGGTGAGCTCTTTCTCATTACTGAGCCTGACTTCGTCGGTTCTTCCCGGCGCGATTTGCTCAATGAAGATGTTCAATAAGCGATCTTTTTCTTGGTTGTCATCGATGACTGAAAATGACCCCAACACCACTGCAGAACGATAATGCGCACTGTGGTGAAATGCCGAACGAGCTAACACCCAACCATCGAACAAAGTGAACGTTAAACAGGTTGGCTCTCCTTTTTTTAAGCCTTTCAACAAGCGGCTGTTTTTAGCACCATGGATGTAGACCATATCATCCACTCGCCACGCGAGCATTGGAATAACCATTGGTCCATGTTCGCCTTGCAATGCAATGTGTGCGATTAAGCTCTCATCTATGATTTGATGAAGTTTCTCTTGTTCAAATACGGCTTTGTGAGCCCCTTTTTTAATCGTGGTTCTTTTCGTGTTAGATAACATAATCGCTCCTTAATCATTGCCTTTTGATTAATGTAGCGATTAACTGGTCTATTAAATAGAGCCACTTTTAAACACTATTTGGATCCAGTTATGCAGCCTATTGATGTCGGTGACCTACAGTTAGACGAGCAACATGACACGCGTCAAACCGCCTTGTTTCATGCGATCAGAGAAAAGATTGTTCAAGATTTATGGAGTAAGGGCAGTAAGTTACCCTCAACGCGTAAGTTGGCCGTAGAACTGTCGGTAAGTCGAAATACGGTGATTTATGCGTACGAACAACTGGTCACCGAAGGCTATATCGAGAGTAAGCAAGGCTCAGGGTTTTATGTCTCGGTTGAACAACCAGAGCACTTTCTAAGTTTGTCTCAGCCAAACAGTGTTCAGGATCCGAAGGTTAAACAAACAGTCAGTAAACCGGCTGCAAACATAGCGACACCTAACGACATTAACCGCAGCTTTGCCCCCGGAGTTCCTGACTTAGATGCGTTCCCTTTTGCGAAATGGCAGAGGCTGCTGCAACGTCACTCTACACGTCAGAACATTGCGGGCAATCAAGAGGTTCAGGGAAGCTTGGCCTTGAGGGAAGCATTGAGCGGGTATCTTGCGAGTAGTCGCTCGGTTCACTGCAGTACCGATAGAATCATCATCACCGCAGGTGCGCAGCAAGCCATCTCAATTGGTTTGATGGCGACGTTAGCGATGGGGGACAAAATCCTTGTGGAAGAGCCCAGCTATCGACAAGTGCATAAAATCATCGATCTGTTGAGGCTAGAGCTAGACGGTGTGAGTGTGCGTGAAAAGGTTGGGTTAGATATTGAAAAAGTGCTGTCCAGTAACGCCAAGGCTCTGTATGTCACGCCGAGTAACCAATACCCAATGGGCACGACCTTAAATACCGAGCAACGACTTAAACTGATCGATTGGGCCAATCAACATCAGTCATGGATCATTGAAGATGATTACGACAGTGAGTTTCAGTTTGCTCATCGCCCTTATACCAGCATGCAAGGGTTAGCGGGAAAGTTAGGGTTCGATGATCGCATCATCTATGTCGGATCCCTGAGTAAGGTGATGTTCAATGGCTTGCGACTAGGTTATTTGGTGGTGCCAGAAAGTCTGGTGGCGAAGTGTCTTGAGATTAAAGACGCGCTCACTGGAGATACGGCCTCACATACACAAGAAGCGCTGGCGGACTTTGTACGTGAAGGCGATTTATTGCGCCATATTAGAAAGATGCGTCGTTCATACAAACTCAAGCATGAAGCGATGATAGAAGCGATTAAAAGTGAGTTTCATGGCGATCTTGAAGTGATAAGTCAGGCTGCTGGGCTACATGTGACAGTGAAGTGGTATCAAGGGATATCTGAACATGAGTGGAGCCGTAGAGCAGAGTTTGAAAATATCATCATTCGTCCTTTTGACTTTTATGAATATGGATCAAGTGATGCTCGTGATTGGAGTGGTGCAGTGCTGGGGTTTGGTAATATCCGACTGGCTGACATAAAGCCGAAGATCAAACAGATCGCTCGGCTTTTTTATCAGTAATATTGGTAGGGCTTATTTACAATTTTCTGATTCATCACTAATCGAGTTACAACTTGTCGATAGAGACGGTGGGTTTACTTTACCTAGCCACTTCCGCCAAGGGAGTGACAATGTCACAAAAACAGTCACAGCATAGAGCATCGACCAACTTAGGCAGATAAACACCAAGGTACAGATCACCAGTGAAATCATGGCTGTGTATCTCGATGTGCCAGTCAGTAATCGGCAGGCCGCTAACATCGCAAGTAGATAAACCAGTACAAAAATACCATTGGCGAGTTTAAGAAAGAATTCGAGATCCAAATTAGACAATTCACCGATTACACACGAGATAAGCGCGATAAAGCCAATTGCTAAGGTTGGATAAAGTGGCACGCCACGGCTATTAAGCTGCGCCATTTTACTGGTCGGAGTGTGTTGGCGAGCTTGAGCCCAGATCATACGAGACAAGCTTTGGGTGTAAAGGTTTAGGCTAGCAAAACAAGCAAAGAAGCCAAGTACACTGATGACGGTTTTAAAGCCATTGCCAAACAATTGCTCTGTCACCCACGGGATAGAGGCAGCATCAAATTCTGGTGAACCATAAGCGCCTAGCTTGATAATAACCACTGAACAAGCCCAGTACACTAAGCCTGCGACGAAACACCCGGCAATGATGGCGATGGGGAAGTCACGCTGTGGATTCTTAAATTCCTCTCCCATGTGAGCAAAGGCTTCGATTCCTACAAAGCACCAAAACATAACCGCCAGTGCAGCACCAATAGACCACATTGAATCGGATGTCATAGTCGGAAATGCGATGTCAGCTGCTGTGATGTCGGCTTTCCAGACAAAAGCGCTGACTAAAGCAAAAATCGACAAGGCAATCACGGTTTGCAAGCGGCCTGAAGACTTACTGCCCATCAAATTGACGGCAATAAGCAGAGCGACGGTAAAGAACTGAGCACCTAATGGTGTGTCGAGTGGTGCTGGTAACAGTTGTTGAGCAAAGCCTCCTGCCAATGCAATCGCCGCTGGAATACCGACAGGAATAACACTCACAAACAACCAAGCTACACTGGTTTCTAATCGCTCGCTGAATGCTTGGCGCACAAAATAGGCCGTGCCTCCTGCATTGGGGTAGCGTTTCCCTAATGCTGCGAAGGTTAGTGCAATCGGGCAAATGGCGATAAACAGGATTAACCATGCTAGTAGCGATAACTGCCCTGCAATGCCTGCCGCGATAGCTGGGATCATAAACAATCCTGTGCCAAGCAAGGTCGTAGAGAGTTGTCCAATTCCTGAAATAAGCGTGATTTCTTGTTTGAGTTGCGTCATTCGCTCTCCTAGCTATTGGCTTATCATATCGGCCTTCTTGTGCCTGTCTTCTGATGTTTGGGTGATGCTATGAATGAGAGCATACATTGTCGACATCAATAATACAGCTAGCGAAACGTCTTAAGACACCGTCAATTTAACGGAATTAATTTGATTAAACGTGAAAGTGTCGGCTGTCATAATGGCTGTTATAAGTAGGAAAGTTGTGTCAAATTAGGCGTTATAAATAGAACAATAAATGGAAAGAATCAGAAGCATGGATAAATTTGATCGCCAGATTTTGGATATTCTAAAAACCAACGCTCGATGCTCAGTGAGCGATATCGCCCGAGATGTCAGCCTGTCTCGCTCTGCAGTTAACGCCAGAATCAAGAAGCTGGAAAACGATAAGATCATTACAGGATATAGTGCACAGGTGACCGAGCTTGATTTACCGGAGAACGTTGGCGCTTATATCTCTTTGAAGTTTGACATGTCGAGCAGTAACCATAATTGTGAGTCTTACGCTAAAAATATCTACGCTATTGATGGTGTGCAGTGGTGTCACTCTATCAGCGGTGAGACCGACATGATGCTTTATGTTGAAGTTGAAAGCATGGAGCGTTTGAACCAAATTCGCGACCAGCTGCAAGGCTATCCTGAACTTCGACATCTTATGACTCATACTGTCTTAACTGAATTCTTCAACAAGCAAACTTCGTCTTTTAATATGACTTGAGTTAATACCGCTTACCTTCACCGTGTCGTCATCTGTCAGTACTTACTCAACTTATTCTAGTCACTCTATTCTTATTCACTCTAAGGTTGCTGATGTTAGGTAATATCAATTTAAATTTACTGCGGTCGCTGCATGTGCTTCTTGAAGAGTGCCATGTAAGCCGAGCCGCTCAGCGTCTGCACATCACGCAGTCGGCGGTTAGCCGTCAACTGGCTCAGCTTAGAGATCTATGTGGTGATCCTCTTCTGGTTCGTGATGGGAACAAACTGGTTCCAACCAACCGTGCTTTGTTGCTTAAAGGCAAGCTCGATGACTTGCTGGGCGAGTTTGACCACCTCTTAGATGATAAGCCATTTGATCCACAAGACTGGCAAGGTGAATTGGTGTTGGCTTCGAGTGATTATGTTGCTCAGTATATCTTGCCCATTATTGTGTCCGAGGTGTCGAAGGACGCGCCCCATATCAACTTGGCTTATCGTTTGTGGCAGCCTAACTTCCTTGAAACGCTTAATGAATCAGGTATTCACTTGGCGTCGAGTATGTTCCCCAAAAAGCCAGATCATGTCTCAAGTATCAAGCTCGGAGAGGATAAGTCCGTGTGTTTGATGAGAGCCTCTCATCCGCTGGCTAAGCAATCAGCCATAAGCTCGGAAGACATCGTGAATTACTCACATATCAAAGTCACGGGTGGGGGAGACAAAGACAGCTATTCGGATATTGCGTTAAAGAAACAGGGACATAAACGCAGAATCGCATTGCAGGTACCGTTCTTTTCATCGGCGGGAAACGTGTTAATGCAAGACGACTACTTGATGATTGTGCCGGAGCATATTGCTTACAACTTGGGTCGACATCTCGATGTCGCTTACTTTTCGCTGCCGTTTGAGACAGAAATGCATACCTATTGGCTGATGTGGCATCCTAAGTATGACAACGACTCTGCCCATAAATGGGCTCGAGAGAAAGCGTTTAAAGCCATCCAAAAGTCGAGTTACAACATCAGTATGATTTCAAATCATACCAGTGATGATAATCTTTGATTTCAAATAATACCTGCTGCGGCTTATTGTAAGCGCTAAGTATTGAGTATTAATTGTAGAGTGTTCAGCTGGAACGCTTTGTTTTACTAGGAATGGAATGATGACAGTAACAATTTGGTTTTCTTTATTAGCTATCTGCTTGTTGGGTGCAATGTCTCCGGGCCCAAGCTTGGCGATGATCGCTAAGCATAGTTTGGCTGGTGGCCGTATGAACGGACTTATCGCAGCTTGGTCACACGCGGCGGGTATAGGTATTTACGCGTTCGCAACCATTGTCGGTTTAGCGGTGTTACTTGAGCAATCGCCAATGTTGTTCAAAGGGATCAGTTTAGCGGGTGCAGCGTATCTACTTTACCTTGGTGTGAATGCCTTACGCTCAAAAGGTGGAGTTGCTGCGAAATTGGAAGCGGGTGAACAGATGAGCTACATGCAGTCTGCTCGCGAGGCTTTCTTGATCTCTATCTTGAGCCCTAAGATCGCTCTGTTCTTCATCGCTCTGTTTAGCCAATTTGTTGCGTTAGGTAATGAACTGAGCAATCAAGTGATTATTGTCTCAACGCCACTGATTGTTGATGGCCTTTGGTATACCTTTATCACTTTGGTGCTCTCTAGTCCGTTGATCGTAGAGCGCATTCGAGCAAAAGCGCAGTTGATCGATCGATTATCAGGCGTGGTTTTAATCCTCCTTGCCGTTCGTGTGGTGTGGACGATATAGCGATAGTCCATATACTGGCAAGAAACGACATCCATTAAAAAGGCTCACTAGACGTTATCTAGTGAGCCTTTTTGACTTCTATGGGTTGGCTTCGACAGTCTTGAGCTTGTTAGCCTTCTGAATTCAGAACCGCATCGAGTTTTTCCATGGAATCTGAAAAATATGGATTGTAGGTCAAACGAGCATGGTTTTTACCTTCTTCACGATATCCCCATGCTGAGTACCACACTTCACTTGTCGCGTTGCACTGTGCTTCAAAACCTTCCTGTTGACCATTGGAGCAGATCTTCTCGCTACCATTGATCCCGTAGTAAGGATTGTTTGGTGAGAACAGTAAGCCCATATGAGAACCGTTCGAGATACGTTGCTCTGGGATCTTCATGCTGTATTGAACAGCGCGAGGATCATCCAGTGTGGTTTCTCCTTGCCAAACCAAGACATTGTTTGGGTTGGGCATGGATTCCGTAAATGCCTGCTGAACGAAGTGGGTATCAATGACACTGTCGCCTTCACTCATCATAATAAACACGGGCTTATCAAAGTGTTTGTCTTGTAAGTCTTCGCGAACCACTTCTGAGGTTTGGTAGTAAACCGAAGCACCATTCATTGGCAGTGAGTTATAGCGAAGTACATTGTCTTCAGGATCTTGATCCGCCCAAGTGACAAAATAGCTTGCTAGCTCCGCATATTGAACTGCAGAAGAGCTCGGTTGAAACGCAGGAGAGAACAGCAGTAGCCCTGACACCTTAGGATCGTTCATCGCCTGTGAAGTCACGAGGTTTGCGCCTGTCGAATAACCGCCAAGCCACACAGAATCATACTCTTGCTCAAGTAACTTCGTATGATGAGCCACCACGCCCTGCCAATCTTCTAAGTTTGGCTGCATTAAGTCACCAACACGACTGCCGTGGCCCGGTAGCAATACCGTTCTCACTAGGTAGCCTTGTTCTGCTAAGTGCGTTGCGATGTCTTTAAACGAGTAGGGTGAATCACCTAACCCATGAACCAATAAAACTGCCTTACCGTTAGGTGTCGCAGGTTGATATTCGGTAGGTGAATTGAGTTGAATCTCTAGCTGCTTGTCTTTGGTCATGAATACACGGTTTTTCAATAACCAATCTTGAGTTTCATTGACGTAGGCATCAAAGCTGTCTTGCTGGTATTCAGGCAAGTTTGGAGATGTTTCGTAAGCAGGTATCGTTGTCTCGTTGGAACAACCAACGAGACTTAAAGTCGTTAAGGCGAGCAGCGTTAGAATGGTATTTCTATGCATTTTTTGATGTTGTCTCTGTTGTTCTTTTACTATGTCTGAAACTGAAGTTTAGATTACTTTCTGCTTGAAAGGTCTTCGTATTCACCTTCAATAACACCGGCATCACTGGTAGATGATTGACGTGTGTTCATGTGAGCTCCGAAACCCTGTTTTTTCATTTGATTCTGAATGCGCTTGCCAGTGATTAAAGCTGCAATAGCTAAAGGAATAGCAAGAATCAAGCTCGTGAATAACGCCAATAGGCCAGTAAACAAAGCAACAATCGTAACTAATATATTTTTCATATTCATTCCTCTTTTCTCTATGTTGTTACTATATGGCTTCTATTCTGAACGAAACATGAACACCGTTAATAAATACCAGAGAGTCACTATGACACAGTCGTGTGTGGATTGAGAGTTTATATGTAGTCATAATCACGCACTAAAATTATGGAATAACAGTAAGTTTCATAAAATCAATAACTTAAAAGTTGGCACGCTTGATGCTCTATAGGGGTTGGAATAAGTTACTGTAAGCAAAGTACTTACAGCTAATAAGAAATTACTGGAGCCCCTTATATGTTCTGTATTCAATGTGAACAAACAATTCAAACCCCAACCGTAAAAGGCTGTTCTTTCGCACAAGGCATGTGTGGAAAAACCTCGGAAGTATCTGACCTTCAAGACGTGTTGGTGCATTCTCTTCAAGGTGTTTCTTTTTGGGCAAGCCTAGGTCGCGCTTGCGATGTTATTGATACAGAAGTTGATGAGTGGGCACCAAAAGCGTTCTTCGCAACACTGACTAACGTTAACTTCGACCCTGCTCGTATTATCGAATTCGCACAACAGTCTCATGAATTCAAGCAGCGTTTAGAGCAAAAAGTTCGTGCAGCAGCAACATTGATTGGTTTTGAAATTCCAGAGCTTTCTGCAGCAGCACAATTCGATCTTCCAACAGATTCTTCAGAGCTATTGGCACTTGCGCCTCAAGCTGCTGTAAACCGTGGTCACGACTCTCAACACGAAGATGTGATTGGTCTTCGTCTTCTTTGCCTATACGGTCTAAAAGGTGCTGCAGCCTACATGGAGCACGCTCGTGTTCTTGGTCAAACTGATGACGCTATTTTTGCTGAATACCATGAAATCATGGCGTTCCTAGGTACAGATCCATCCGATCTAAAACAGTTACTTGATACATCAATGCAGATTGGCTTGATGAACTACAAAGTAATGGAAATGCTAGACAAAGGCGAGACAGATACCTTCGGTCACCCGCAACCAACAACCGTGAATGTGAAGACTAAAAAAGGTCACTGTATCCTTGTTTCTGGTCACGACTTGCATGATCTAGAAAAGATTCTTCAACAAACTGAAGGCAAGGGCATCAACGTTTACACTAACGGTGAGATGCTACCAGCACACGGTTACCCAGAGCTAAACAAGTACCCACACCTTGCGGGTAACTACGGTAGCGCTTGGCAGAACCAGCAAAAAGAATTCGCTAACTTCCCTGGTGCCATCGTAATGACATCTAACTGCCTGCTTAACCCTGATGTAGGTTCTTACGCAGACCGTCTATTTACACGCAGCATCGTGGGCTGGCCGGGTGTTGATCACCTTGAGGGCGACGATTTCAGCGCAGTAATTGATTGTGCACTAGCGCAAGAAGGTTTCAAACACGACGAGATCGAGCAAATGATCACTGTCGGTTTTGGTCGTAACGCACTGATGGAAGCGGCACCTGCGGTTGTTGAGCAAGTGAAAGAAGGCAATATCAAACACTTCTTCCTAGTCGGTGGTTGTGACGGTGACAAATCTGAACGTAGCTACTACACAGACTTCACAGCTCAAGCGCCAGAAGATTCAGTAATCCTGACATTGGCATGTGGTAAATTCCGTTTCAACAAAAACCAATTCGGCGACATTAACGGTATCCCACGTCTGTTAGATGTTGGCCAATGTAACGATGCTTACTCAGCGATTCAACTTGCTATCGCACTGTCTCAAGAGTTTGATTGTGGTATCAACGAACTTCCGTTAACGCTGGTTCTATCTTGGTTCGAGCAAAAAGCGATCGTTATCTTGCTTACTCTGTTCGCTCTAGGTGTGAAAGGTATCTACACAGGCCCTACAGCACCTGCGTTCCTAACTGAAAACCTACTTAAGATTATGCAAGACGAGTTCGATATGCGTTCTATTTCAACGCCAGAACAAGATCTTAAAACAATCTTAGCGGCTTAATTTAAGCCAACTCTAAGCCCCGTTGTTGTTACGTTTTTCTAAAACAGACAACGGCGGGGCTTTTTCGATTTAAATCTTTAGTCATTTAATCATCAGTAAGGTGCGTGAACTATGTATGCATGGTCGGACAGCGATTCAATCAATTTAGTGTGTTTAAAGAAATGGCACGAGACGCCAGATACGGTCAGCTTTGAGCTTGGAAGTATTCCACAAGACTTACATTTCAATTTTAAGCCGGGGCAATTCATTACTCTGGGTTTAGATATGCCGACGAAGACAGATTATCGCGCCTATTCTGTGGCTTCTTGCCCTGAGGATAATCGCCTGAAGCTCACGGTGAAACGCGTGGAAGGTGGCTTGGTTTCGAACTTTATTGTTGATGAGCTTGATGAAGGTGATGAGGTTTCAGTATTGAAGCCTGCTGGCGCGTTTAACTGTATTGATTGCATGCCAACAGCAACGAAAAAAGTGACGCTAGTGAGTGCAGGTTGCGGTATTACACCTGTGATGGCGATGGCAAAATATTGGTTGGCTCAAGGCAGTGATATTGAAATCGATTTTGTTCACATGGCACGTAATCGACGCGAGACCATCTACTTTGAAGAGCTTAACCAACTTGATGAGACACACGCTAACTTTAACCTTAAGTTACTTCTGAAAGACAGTGAAGGAACAACGGCTCCCCAAGGTCGTCTAGACAAGAGTTGGTTGGTAACACTAAGCCCAGATATTTTAGACCGAACTGTTTATCTGTGCGGCCCAGTTGGCTTTATGCAAAACATAGAAAGCTACCTGAAAGAACTAGAATTCAACATGGACAATTTCTATCAAGAAAGTTTCACGCCAGCGAACCCAAATACGGATTCACTAGCCAATAGCAATACAGCTTCAGAAGAGTCACAAGCGGAAGCGTCTGCAGATTCAAATGGTGCCGTTAAGGTGTTTGTACCTGCATTTGGCGCAGAAGTAGAAGCGGAAACTGGTACACCATTGGCGGATTCATTAGAAAAAGCAGGCGTTCCAATTATCATCGCTTGTCGCAGCGGGATTTGTGGCTCGTGTAAATGCAAAGTGACCAAAGGGTCTGTGGAATCAAGCAGCCAAGAGACATTGACGCCAGAACAGATTGAGCAGGGGTACGTGCTTGCATGTTCAAGCTCCATTCAGTCAGATGTTGAGGTTGAGCTGTAACAGATGTGAAGTCTAGCTTTGTTAGAGTGATGAAGACAAGGTTGGCGGAATAGAGACCAAAATTAAAGTAACAGATGTAAAAAGGCCACTTAGATCAGATAGAGAGAGCAGATCTAAGTGGCAACCTTCCTGTTTATACGGGGGAGTAAAACAAGAAGGGTTGCGAAGTCCATAATAGACTTCGCAGATATAATTATTATGTTGTGGAGCCGTTTGCGCTGAGTTAGTTACAAGATCGAAGTCGTTTAAACTTCAGGGTATGTCTTGTAACGAACACCCATCATCTGTTCCATACAGTGAACAACCTGACAGCTGTAGCCAAACTCGTTGTCGTACCAAATGTACAGAACAGCGCGGTTGTCTTGCGCGATAGTTGCAACACCGTCAACCACACCTGGGTGGCGAGAACCAACCAAATCGGTAGATACAATCTCGGTTGAGTCGGTGTAATCAATCTGTGCAGATAAAGTTGAAGATAGCGCCATCTCACGCAGGTATTCGTTCAACTCTTCTTTGTTTGTACCTTTCTCAAGGTTTAGGTTTGCTACTGCCATTGAAACGTTTGGCGTAGGTACGCGAATCGCATTACCTGTTAGCTTACCTTCCATTTCTGGCATCGCTTTTGATACCGCTTTAGCTGCGCCAGTCGATGTCAGTACCATATTCAATGAAGCAGCACGACCACGACGATCTCCTGAATGGAAGTTATCGATTAGGTTTTGGTCATTGGTAAATGAGTGAACCGTTTCGATGTGACCTGATAGGACCCCAAACTTGTCGTGAACCGCTTTTAATACTGGTGTAATTGCGTTTGTTGTACAGCTTGCAGCAGAGATGATCGTGTCTTCTGGTTGAATGTCATTTTGGTTTACACCAAATACAACGTTCTTGATTTCACCTTTGCCTGGCGCAGTCAGTAGAACCTTCTTCGCACCATTACACGCAACGTGTTGGCTTAGGCCTTCAGCGTCACGCCACACACCTGTGTTATCAACCACAAGTGCATTCTCGATACCGTAAGCGGTGTAATCCACTTCTGCTGGCTTGTTTGCGTAGATAACTTGGATGAAGTTACCGTTAACGATGATCGCTTTACGTTCTTGGTCTACAACGATGCTGCCGTTGAATTGGCCATGAACAGAGTCACGACGTAGCAAGCTTGCACGTTTTTCTAAGTCACCGTCTTTGCCGCCACGAACAACAATTGCACGTAAACGCAGTGGGTAACCTGGGCCACTTTTCTCGATCAATAGACGAGTGAGCAAGCGGCCAATACGACCAAAACCGTACAAGACAACATCGCGAGGTTCTGTCATCGCCTCGCCTTCAAGCGATTCTAAAAGTGCAGTTTGTAGGAAATCATCCAACCCGTGTGTGTCTTCGCGATCTTGCCAGAATGTATGAGCAAGGCGGCCAACATCGATACGACATGGAGATAAGTCCATAGAGAGAAGGTGTTGAATGATGGGTTGAGTCTGTTCTGCGGTAAGCGGAGAACCTGTGTAACGTTTTGCGATGCGGTGAGCTTTGATGATGTCGATAGTTGTTGCGTTAACCAGTGTTTTACCGAAGAGGATAACTTCAACGCCTTTTTGGCGGTACAACTGACCTAAAGTAGGAGCGATTGATTCAGCAATAGTTTGACTAGTTTGCCAGTCTAGGAGGTGCTTTTCGGGACTCATCTTTACTCGGGACCTTTCACGTTAATTTCTGCAATCATAGCGAATGTAGGGTAGCCATGAGTGCATGGGGGAGTTGAGCTATCTAAGCTTTGGTGGTCTTTAACGCCACTTAAATTTGCTTGATATGCCTTGTGTGTAATTTGTAGTTTTTATGTGGCAGGATTGTAAGGTACGACGGGTTATTCTGCTAGGAAAAATAAACATAGATTAATTGTCTGAAAATTGGCTTTTAATTGGTCATAAATTAAGGTTTTAGTGTCAAGAAAGGCTATTGACTTTAACAGTCTGTAGCACTTAATTTTCGCAAAAAAATACTCAGATCAAAACATAATGTGTAATAAAGGGAATGGCGATCATTGAAGATGTGATCATTAGCACTAGTTACACTTAAAAAGTAAACGACAGATAAGGTATTCAGCGAGTTTTCTTGTTCGACCTTTGAATAAGCTGAGTTTGAGTACAGAAAGTTCGTGACGCAAACGATTAGATCTCACAAATTTGACTTAACTTTGGTGTTTATTGGTTTCTAGAGCAGTGACTTGCGGTCATCTAGAGGCATAACCTTATCCTTTCACTTGTTTAAAACAGACCTTCCTCCTTAAATCCTGTGTGTGGATAACGACTGACGCCAATTCCCATGATTAGCTCATAATGTCATTTGTTCATATTCAATTTGATCAATAATTCCTGTTAATGTCCTATTCTTATATTGGGCTAGGTAAAAATACTATCGGGAAAGGAGTCGTTATAAAAATGATAAATATGTCAATTAGATGGCGTCTTATTTTTCTTTCAACAGTTTCTGTATTCATCATGTTTGGGTTTGCAGTCAATGAAGTGCTCAAGAACGATAAGAAGATGAATCACCTTGAAGCAACGCGAATTAAGGTGGAAGCACTTCAATCTTTTAATGCTGTTTCAAGTGGTGCTTATCAATGGTTAGTGCTGTCTAAAGACTCCCCAGAGAAAGGTCCGTTATTTTTAGAGCTGCAAGCGGAAGTGGATAGGCTTGCTCATTACGAAATACAACTTCAACAGTTCGACAACAGTTGGACTGTCGAGCCGCAGTTGATTGAGTTAAAGAGTGTGTTAAAGAAGCTCGCGCGGGTAACCACTAATATTGACAGCGACGCATCACAGATTACTGTCAGCAACGCACAGCAAACAGAACGAGCCTTTGACCTGTTAAAAGGCGTGTTAATGGAGCTGTCTGAATATCGTGCCAATATAGTGGACGAAAAGATCAGCCAAACAGATGCGATGTTTATCAATCTTACTCACTACGTGTTCTGGACTCAGCGAGAAGCGT
The nucleotide sequence above comes from Vibrio atlanticus. Encoded proteins:
- a CDS encoding hybrid-cluster NAD(P)-dependent oxidoreductase, translated to MYAWSDSDSINLVCLKKWHETPDTVSFELGSIPQDLHFNFKPGQFITLGLDMPTKTDYRAYSVASCPEDNRLKLTVKRVEGGLVSNFIVDELDEGDEVSVLKPAGAFNCIDCMPTATKKVTLVSAGCGITPVMAMAKYWLAQGSDIEIDFVHMARNRRETIYFEELNQLDETHANFNLKLLLKDSEGTTAPQGRLDKSWLVTLSPDILDRTVYLCGPVGFMQNIESYLKELEFNMDNFYQESFTPANPNTDSLANSNTASEESQAEASADSNGAVKVFVPAFGAEVEAETGTPLADSLEKAGVPIIIACRSGICGSCKCKVTKGSVESSSQETLTPEQIEQGYVLACSSSIQSDVEVEL
- the hcp gene encoding hydroxylamine reductase, whose amino-acid sequence is MFCIQCEQTIQTPTVKGCSFAQGMCGKTSEVSDLQDVLVHSLQGVSFWASLGRACDVIDTEVDEWAPKAFFATLTNVNFDPARIIEFAQQSHEFKQRLEQKVRAAATLIGFEIPELSAAAQFDLPTDSSELLALAPQAAVNRGHDSQHEDVIGLRLLCLYGLKGAAAYMEHARVLGQTDDAIFAEYHEIMAFLGTDPSDLKQLLDTSMQIGLMNYKVMEMLDKGETDTFGHPQPTTVNVKTKKGHCILVSGHDLHDLEKILQQTEGKGINVYTNGEMLPAHGYPELNKYPHLAGNYGSAWQNQQKEFANFPGAIVMTSNCLLNPDVGSYADRLFTRSIVGWPGVDHLEGDDFSAVIDCALAQEGFKHDEIEQMITVGFGRNALMEAAPAVVEQVKEGNIKHFFLVGGCDGDKSERSYYTDFTAQAPEDSVILTLACGKFRFNKNQFGDINGIPRLLDVGQCNDAYSAIQLAIALSQEFDCGINELPLTLVLSWFEQKAIVILLTLFALGVKGIYTGPTAPAFLTENLLKIMQDEFDMRSISTPEQDLKTILAA
- a CDS encoding glyceraldehyde-3-phosphate dehydrogenase, whose product is MSPEKHLLDWQTSQTIAESIAPTLGQLYRQKGVEVILFGKTLVNATTIDIIKAHRIAKRYTGSPLTAEQTQPIIQHLLSMDLSPCRIDVGRLAHTFWQDREDTHGLDDFLQTALLESLEGEAMTEPRDVVLYGFGRIGRLLTRLLIEKSGPGYPLRLRAIVVRGGKDGDLEKRASLLRRDSVHGQFNGSIVVDQERKAIIVNGNFIQVIYANKPAEVDYTAYGIENALVVDNTGVWRDAEGLSQHVACNGAKKVLLTAPGKGEIKNVVFGVNQNDIQPEDTIISAASCTTNAITPVLKAVHDKFGVLSGHIETVHSFTNDQNLIDNFHSGDRRGRAASLNMVLTSTGAAKAVSKAMPEMEGKLTGNAIRVPTPNVSMAVANLNLEKGTNKEELNEYLREMALSSTLSAQIDYTDSTEIVSTDLVGSRHPGVVDGVATIAQDNRAVLYIWYDNEFGYSCQVVHCMEQMMGVRYKTYPEV